TATTCAATACTTAACATGTTAATACTTACCCCActcaatttgttaattttagccccaaggctactttttttacttaaccaattacagcaaataatctagtcaaaataattacaaacaaataatatagttttactGTCAATAAATTACAGTTTGATTTAGTATAAACTTTGAATCAATTTAGGGAATAAATAAGtcttaaatcaatttattgcAACACAAGAAAAGTTCTCTTACCTGTCAATCCGAGGTCACTACTCACAACTATTACATGCGATGGCCGGCCGGCAACTGACAAGTCAGGACACATTCGGCTGCGTATATAGTATTTCTAAACCGAGTCtcatatttttaacactttaCGTTTGGCAGGAATAAGCTTGTTAATTCTTACCCCTGTTAACACCAGCCCCGCTCTCCCCTACCATATTTTCATTACTTACCTGACCTCACATTACTTACGTcttctctttataatatcCCGAATTCTATGTGTCTCACCCAAGTCTGCTATCGTGTGTTCCCAGGCCGCGAGAGCGAGAAGAAACGGAACGGGTGATCCGCTGTACGCTGAAGGAAATTATGATGAGCGTAGACATCGACGAAGTGACCAGCAAAGTGATCCGAGGGCGTCTAGAAGAGGAACTCGACATGGACCTGGCTGAGTACAAGTCTTTCATCGATCAGGAAATGCTTACTATCCTCGGACAAATGGACGCGCCCACAGAGATTTTCGATCACGTGTACCTCGGTTCGGAATGGAACGCGAGCAACCTTGAGGAACTGCAGCGGAATGGGTAAGCTAAAGTCAGAATGattgcaatatttttcatgtaaattACCCTATAAGTTCTGCAAGAATTACGAgcttcttttaaaattacaccATAGAGTCTggtcttaaattatttttttccaaacatatatttaatttcatgtgATCTAGTAGGTATCCAAggaattttaacttatttcttattatttatgtatgttccttttgtttatttcagggTTAGACACATATTGAATGTGACTAGAGAAATCGACAATTTCTTCCCTGGCATGTTTGATTATCTTAATATAAGAGTTTATGAcgatgaaaagactgatcttCTTAAACACTGGGACAACACTTacaagtacataaataaagcgCGAAACGCAGGTTCGAAAGTGCTCGTCCATTGTAAAATGGGCATCAGTAGATCTGCATCCGTCGTGATAGCTTACGCAATGAAAGCGTTCAATTGGAACTTTGACAAAGCGCTCAAACACGTGAAAGCGAAAAGGAATTGCATCAAACCGAATACTAATTTTCTTAACCAATTGGAAACATACCAAGGGATACTAGACGCGATGAAGAATAAAGAGAAATTGCAAAGATCTAAATCGGAGACCAATCTGAAGTCGCCCAAGACGGCTTTGAAAGTGGAAAGCAAAGCGACGGACCCTCTGCCCTTCGTGCTGGCGCAGTCGGCGCCGGCGCGGCCGCGCTCGTGGTCGCCCGACTCCCGCCTGGCCTGCGCGCTGCTGCCGCCCACGTCCGTCTCGCTCGAGAACCTCGCCTCCGAGACCCGCCACATCCTCATGCCCTACGCCAACGGCTCCTACAGCGTCTCGCCCAACCAGATCATCCGGCTCAAGGAGGAGGGTGCGCCCTCTGTCAAACACATCGTCAATGAAATAGAGAACGCGACGGGAGAAAGGAAAGATTGCAGTAGAAGGTATCAAAGATTAAACTTTGGTAATCAAAACGAGCCTGGCAATCCGAAGTCTTTCGAAGCGCTGACGACGACGCTGCCGCCAGTCGATACGAATAAAGTTCAGCAAGCTTCGCCCTCGCGAAATACGAGTCACAAATATCCTAATCCTAATGTAGAAGATGAAAAAATTCACACGTGGGACCCCGGGGAGGCACCGTGGCGGGGGGAGGACACCGGAAGAAACACTAGTGATAGTGATAATATAGTGAAAAGTGACAGCGGTATCATAGACGTGAAGACGAAAACTAGTGACGCTTATTCTAATTTAGTAGATCGCAATATCGAATGCGAGGACAGACGGACCGCGGACGAGGACGCGCCGCCGCCCAGCAGACAGAGCTCGTGGAGCTCGTTCGACAGCGCCGTCGTGCCCGACCTCTCGCGGCACTCCTCCTGGGGCTCCTACGACACGCGCGGCCGCCCCGCGCCGCGCGACGACCCGCTGGCGCGCATCCGCGAGCACCCGCACCACTCGTGTGCCATACTGCAGGCGCTCGGCGGCGCCGCGCGCGCCTCCACGTGGAGCGGCCGCCTGTCCGCGTCCGCGCCCGCCGACACGTGGCTGCGCGCCGGgctgcggcggcggcggcccgCCTGCGCCTCGCACGGCGACCTGCCGCGCCGCTcggcgccgcccgcgcccggGCTCGTCTCCAACCTGAAGAAGGAGTTCGAGGCGCGGTCGGGCGGCGCGGCGACGGGCGCGCCGCCGCGGGAGCGCGCCGCGTCGCCGCCGGAGGACGTGTCGGTGCGCGTGCTGGTGGGCCGCTACTCGGCGAGCGAGGCGCCGCGCAAGGACTCGCTGTCGAAGAAGAGCCGGCTGGCGGAGGCGAGCGCGGCGCTGCGCCACTCGTACTGCGGCGCGCGCTCGGCGGAGCgaccgccgcccgcgcccacGGTGGTCTCGCTGGCGCCCATCGACTACTCCGACGTGGTCGTCTCAACTGTGATGTCGAAAgctcaaaacaaaaaacaattacaacACGGGAAGACTCATCCGTTGACGAGGCTCAACATGAATCGGTCGAATAATAGATGTTCGAACCCTGTATATAATACTATGTAGaagtatttatgttttttatttattatgaattctTGCCAAACTCGATATTTTATCTTTCTAGAGTTTTATATActatttacaaaatgaaatCACAGTGTATTTGTCTATCACGTAAATTGTATAATATGCGGCTGTTTGTgcgtagaaaaatattaaaaagaaagaataaattaaatacaacaaATGATGTACAACTTTGAGTTTCTTATATAACATAACACGTgagttaaaaacataaaattcaacaaaatGACAGACATATTTCATATGAACACTGATCTTGACGTCAGCCGAAATCCACGGTCTGCAGTCTCTTGCCTGTGACGAACGCTACGCGCGGTACATTATGGATCTCGCTGATTGTTTTGtaagtttcgggtacttttctTGGTTTTCGCCGAATTGTTCCAAAGTCAAATGCGTAAATGCCGCCAGGATTATTTCGTATTGAACATTCCGtctgtaacaaacaaaattttggtATGAGTGAAAGAAAGTCTTTTATAACCGTCATGTCCATCGTATGTGATAAAGGAATGCCAAGCGTATGTCACCAAACCGTATTGTGACTGCTAGGaagtaagaaaatattcataaatgaaatcacgcctttttcctggaggagtaagcagagactacaactttccacttgccacgcattcttcttttactttataattcTCTAGTCTACAtttataattctcttcatgtaagcttGTCGGTTTTGACCTTTTTTGTTTCGTcctcgatttgatcaaggtacgttgtTCTACTCCAATGTTCGATGTGAATAAGGAATGAATAAACTTTGGGCATAACCCGATACCCGTTAAGTCTGATACTTTATTggaaattatatgaaaaaataacctACGATTTAGCGTAGATTTTTTCTGCGTGTCGTGTCGAATTGTGTTCTGACTTGAATTGAGAAAACTATATTAAACTAAATTTGACGTTGGAAAAtggatttgaaaaacttacaatTTTCATATTGACGTCAACGACTCTTAGCAGGTTGGTGTCGGAGCCGCCACACACCATGAGATTGGTGTGCGGTACAAATTTCCCACAATAGAGCTTCGTTTGGTAAGTATCTGGAGTTATTGTTTCTATAAGTTTACATGAACCGTAATCCCACACTTGGATGTTCTCCTTGTCCTGCCATGAACATGTCAATAcctggtaaaaataaatttcgttGCTGATTATGACATTACATTATAGGTTCCTGTTAcatgaaaatgttatgttaaattttacttCAACGTAGTGGTTACATATTCTTTGAATTATGCATTGGTGTGGTGCGTTTGCGTCATCAacgtcataatttttatttatttatttaaaactattgaacCTCAAAGgtattctctaccagtcaacctttaGAAATTAGCAGAGATAAATAATCCGGTGTCAaatttattacgagtatttataaCTAATTGAGATATTTTTAGGGATTTTGGCTTTCATAAAGTGGTGGTATGTTGAGAGAACATCGAAGGTCAATTTACCTGCTTCCCTGGCTTATCAAAATCCAAGCCCTCTCCACACATGTGAATGCCGAAGAAGTATCTTGTCGCGAACGGTTGGCGGTCGTCCCAACAAATGACAGCGTTGTCCCAACCACCTGATATTAACTCGTGGTGTGATTTTGGATTGAAAGCACAAGCAAAAATTCTTGAGGTATGCCCATccattatgttttttctttggctataaaaatataatttttgatagTGAAAACTTTGGGGAGTTCatcaatcaatacatataataaaacagtaaaaaaatagtcGGTACATTGAGtacttatgttttaaaaaaaaatttattacgatgaagaaatgaagaaaaatggAATCCATGTAATGGGGCAGCCAAAGGAACCAGCTCCTCTATAATATGTACGGAAATGACGTTTTAGAAAAATTTGTTGATGATATATCGGTCCATTcgttttttgagtttattcgttacaaacaaaaatacgaaTCTTTTTTCGCCAtacaatattagtacggattattaaatatttgctgTCAACTGTATGTGCCCTGGGGCCCCGCTGCCGAGAGAATTTcgggattattttttgttaatccaAATTATATCCAATCTAATGCCCGAATTTCGTTGAACTTTATTTTGGTGAGTTTAAGTAGtaatttaataaccttaaccATTATATTTCCAATAATACGAAAACGGAGTTGTGaacaacagctagttttagAATATACTGAGACCAGTGGCATACCCAGTGATCGAGGACTATCTGAAGCAATACCTTGGTCAGTCAGTTCTCTTCATGGTTATCATGTAGATATATGTCACTGACCctatcaatttaataaatcttaCGTACCTAGAATAAAAAGCTCTTTCCTGAGTCTGTGCCTCTTCAtcatacatgtttagtttagCATCATCTCCATATgtgataaattttgtatatctTGGATGATAGGTGAGACCCAAAGTCTGTCGTTTCTCACGTATAGTGTACAAACATTGATCATATTTATACTTCCAACATTTAATACAGCCATTAACATCTAAAGACAATCTACCCActcaattaaatttgaaagtgAAAGTGATTTTCTACCAGAGAAGACTTCTCTTCTTCTCTGATCTTGATCAAAgcattatcactacatagtataaaacaaagtcgctattttagtctgtttgtctgtatgcttaaatctttaaaattacgcaacggattttatgcggttttttgtaacaggtagagtgattcaagaggaaggtttttatgtataattttttccgaattttgcacccgtgcgaagccggggcgggtcgctagttcttaaataagtacctagttaTCTAAATATCAAAGTGAAACGATGAGTGCCAGTGTACGTTCAAACCTACATATTATGGTTTTTGTTACACTGTAGcagttaaatgtatgtaatgtaaaaatatctaagtttaataataataaataataataaaataaacgctTCATAAGGAAGCTGGCATAGCTCGAAAATTGTTGATTGAGCccatagaaattaaataataggtaACCTACTTGAAAGCTGTTAATTGCTATAGAAGAGACCTATCATAGGTAGATATTCTCAAAGAAACCTATAGTTGTGGAAAGAAGTCGAAAAAAGTAATGAAAATCCGCCGAACCAAAAAGGTTGTGAAAAATTCTGATTATATGGGTatctttcattaaaattataatggcCTGGCATAAATGCAAATGATATATGGCGATAGCTCTACGctacaagtcacaaaaacaaaatcacgaCGCTATTAGTCAAAAACAACGAAAGTCTAAATCgctttcatggattggagcaatACAAcgtccgacacaacatcgtcggagacgcggttccccaggcatacctaacacctagcctggcggaagatcttccctttggtggcggtccaGCCGGATCATCGTTCCCGCTACtgatattattacataaacaACACATACAGCGGACCGTGGCTTAGCAGTCGAAATTGCTATGGGTTGGGGCTAATTTAATAGAACTAAATACGAGTAAATAGATcaatactaattttaattatttgtaactCACATGAAGCCAGTAACATATTTGTTATGGGGTGTGCCTTACTAACTGGACGGTGTTTTATTGCGGTTACTGGGCCAGGATACGCCCTGCACTCGTCGTCAACCAATGTATGTGAGCAGTCTCCAGTATTGCAGTCAAATAATCTGATAGTTCCGTCAGTAAAACCTGCAGCGACGTCATTCATGTCTTCTGTGTACTTACAGcacattatttctttagttGTGTCACTGAAATATATAgctttgaaatgaaaaaaatttagacTAGCTAATCTAATTGGTATTAATCTTAGTTTTTAAGAACTGGAAATAAGTAGATTTGATGACTCAGTCTTCTAATATCAAAAAGAGCCTGATTAACTTTGCTCCCATTTTGGAGTGTGTCTGAAATTGTCACCAATCTCGAGGATTATGTAAATCTCTACCACGGTTCTGATCGCCTCTATGTACGTTACCAAATTATAGGGATTTTCAAGGCACGAGTGAATAACCATTATGTGGGCTTGCGTGTACCACCTAAGGCTTTATCTTGCCAATCTTCAAACAGATTGTCAAAAGCACTCAAATTACCAAAAGGTACTTTAACACATAGGGGAGTGGGGGGTAATTGGAGCCTACTAaggaaaattgtttataaaaacgACATCTgttgaaattgtaattaactttaattaggAATATAAACCTTATGTATTTAAGTATCAGATAATCACAGTTTGAATCAACTAAAAGTACGCATTtggaaataacaaaacaaaacacagaAAAACAAATTCGCTCTCATTACCCGACACGTCGGGAAATGAGAGCCTATATGGGAAATGGGAGCCAACATTATAAATCTTTCCCATAAACAATTCTTACCATAGCTAAATCAACAAAATGTAACATGTTAGTATAAAAATCTTAGTAACcaacgataaaaaatatttttttcaaaaaactaaacgttttaaaaatagatgcATTGTCACTGCCAGAACATTCTTTGTGTGACCAGTTTCCACAACTTCTGCATCGATACCACATCTCTCCGCTTTTGCCCGAGTCCAGACAAATTGCACACAAAGTCTCCTCTTCTGAATATTCTGACTCATCATCTCAAATAAATTTCTCATTTAAATCTTCTAAGGATTCTTCATCgtcacttttaaataaatttatttttgctttttttaactctttggtttttagttttactCAGTCTATGTTTAACCTTTTTACCTTTGGtacatttcttattattaaattttttttggcacaattttctttattgcaGTTTCCTAGGTTTTTCttggtaatttttgttttactctCTTTTTCAATACGTTACTTCTTTTTCTCTGCAAAGACGTCTTTCATTGGTGTGCTTGTAAATATTTCAGAAtgctgtttgttttttaataatgtacttCTAttagatgtatgtatttgtggCATTGGGCTTACAATAGACACAACAGTAGCAAATTCTGTAATTTCTGCTTGAGCCTTATCAGTATTGGTTTCAGCTtgttgtatattattatgatcaGATGAGGACGGAGCAATATTTGATCTGGTAGTCTGTAACTGCATCTTGAATGGTTGGTTGATTTGGCATTGCAAATGATAGAGGTGAAATCAATACCTATAGGAATAACCGAGGGTGACTGCTGAATAAGTTGTTTCTGTGGTGTTCCGTAAGATGCAGATGGAATCGGATTTTCGCTTACTAAAGCTAGGTCTGGAAGTATCTCAGTGGCTGGTTGCTGTGTTATATTAAAAGAAGACTGATCATCATTCCCCACAAAATCAACTTCTGTATCAATGTAATCGTCTTCACAGAAAACCGAAGGGTTCATTGGGAATATTCCTGTAACCTTAAACCCcgaaatacatttttctatATTAGCTACCTTCATGTAGGCCTTATTAAATAGCCCTGCAACGGGATATAATATTTCTGCAATCCCAATTTTTTCAGCAATGATGTAGTACGTTTTCCAAAATTGTTCTTTTGTAAggtcataaaatttattggacAAGGTACGAAGGTGATCGGCCAGAAATTGTTCCTGTTCAGGGTTGAAGACGGTAtctaaacttaattttaaaaaggtaGATACTTAGTGTCCATTATCCATTATTGCTCTGTCAACCAcgtaagggattaagacgtgattctaagtaggtatgtgtatatataaatattgtgagGGCAATGGGAGCCATGTCGGGAAATGGGAGCTATCCTAGGCTCCCATTACCCGCTTTATtcgattttgaaaaattataacacagatattttattcaattctcAATGACTATTTATCGAATAATACTTGAAAGAAGACTAATTAAGGTTTGCAAAgagcataaatataatactataccaaaatattttcatacatacctcGTGGatcaaaaagtaaaattttttagAAGCGCGAACTGAAAAACATACATCTGTCCCACATGACTAAACAATGCGTACAGTCGCGATCCGGCCGCGAAGGCGAACCTTTACGAAGGTTAACGAACACGCCCAAGCGGTCACTCGTGCTCTAATAAGGGCTGTTTTGGAAAAAACAGTATCGCTCTCATTACCCGACCGCTCTCATTACCCCCCGCTCCCATCAATAATAACGCCGGGGGTGCCTGACTGGATCACCACGATTTCACGCCCCGCAGTCTCACCTCTCGACATCCTTAGCCACCCACGCCGATGTTGCCCCTTTGTTGCCAATCATGGTGACTGATTGGAGGGGCCCATTTAGTGAGTGGCGAGTCACCACCtgccacataatagtcacgtattcatgattatggcaggtgtccgaacttctccagcaatagcccagtttaaatccatccaaacgtcaactccataacccatcaaccttttccttattttgtaatagatctacctcctgccgagacctATTTATGGACATATCGTCTATTGGTATGCCCGGGAACGagttttggcaggagaacaacataacatcagcTTCTTCAAAGGGCCTCTATATGTTGGATTTATATacccacgcaagcctctcaaaaatccggggtgtatagacccgtgaaatccaagaagagaaacataataattaagtctGTATCCCTAGAGCCAACATTATCGAAAACTGAACGGCCACATTGAgctgtaggtacctatagctaaatcatagaattaagattaaaaaagtgacaggttaccagcccatcgcttaaactAGAATCCAACGATTATCGGTTGCCTTTAGGACATTTATGGGAATGACATGGAGTAGACCCATTCTAAagtgttttaaagaaaataacaggTTGCTTAAATCATAACGTTGACGCCAATGCcccatacaaatataaaatttaaccgATTTTACATATGATTTTAAGACAGGAAACTAGGTATGTTGTCGTAATCAAAATgttcacatatttatttttaccaggtattgaagaagaatccaaagtgtaAGGTAAAAGCACCTATTACGGAGGTATTTCGCAACATTTGAAAGTAAGAAGCAAAAATAagcataagtaagtatttttaaaggttgcaaacaaaattattatctaaaatggaatttaaattttgtattgctgtTGAGTCTAAGTATCCTTTAATgcgatttcttatttaaaaaaaatatttaaaaaggcagGTCGATTTTCCCTAATACGGAGGTATGATTTTGGTCAGAGCCTATTACTGCGGTAGACGGCTCCTAATACGGAGGGTCAGGAAGTACATTAATTTAGGTTCCgtacaaataatatgtataacaataatagaaatgtgtaagtacctttattgtaagtttttcgttcattgactatttaattacattatttcactttaatgaaattaaagacgactttgaatttaaagtatattatttatttaaagtatatatatgtatatattattatttagtgtttTCTACACGCGTGTGTACAGCTTTCACggatttaacaatataaaaaaatgcaggTTCATTTaggaattaagttttattttttattacaattagttactttggctaagaaataatgacgaacaataacaatcatctaaaatcttttaaaaatcaacaCTTCGTAGAGgaacaaaaagtaacaataatgaaatatttataacatcagtctttcaaaaactAACACTCCGCAGAGGATAGTAAACTGtaactaaaagttttacatattaaaaaataatcactttaGTAATGGGAAGTGAACTTAATATAAGATACCTAAGTAAAGTTTAGGGTCAATTCAGGCTGCAGTTACAGTGGTCGACAGCAGCCCGAAGAGCATTTACAGCTTCGGAAGAATTTTAAACGTTCGCTACTAGACTAGCTTCgcttcaaaactgctggctgtCGTCAGCAACCGACGCCGCATCAGCCaccaacagttttattttttcgagcGATTACTggtctataaaataatgaaaataaagtttaaaactcttttaaaacTTGCGTCAATGCTGCCCGCTGCCACTGCTGCCTGAATTGAGCTAtgaataaaagcgtagtaaaaaatgaaaagaacaaTTACGTAGATTgcattaattgatattaaaatatttaattatttcaatgtttttgattttacaaaaaaaaaaaacatttataaagaatcagaaaaaagacgatttttttatttatttacgaaaccCTAAAATCTTGtgattttctgtttaattaataaagccatAATAGGAAACCATATTACCTAATACAGAGTTACCTGGAAATAACTACCACCGTATTAGGAAAACTACTcgtgtttttaataatcctAATTCTGACCCATCAAAATTCCGATTAACAAAagagtgtaaatttttaatcaaacgaCAACTATTTTGTGGCTAAGATGTGTAAAACTGAAGTAACAGTTATACACAGGatattatttgtgataaattaaaacacaccTCTCAATTTTTACCCCTCCTAAGAAACTAACATTTTGTActcaacagttttattatttaactagattTCTAATTGAGAACACATACCTCAGAAtatggttattaatttatgagattaataattatttcaattgaacttttaactaattcaaaaacttaataatttgaaagttataaacaattaaattttatcagtatttttcctATTACGGAGTTATACCACCGAGTTAGGATTAGTCTATAAAATTCGTATCCTATTACGgcgatattttatttcttattttttgggtaAAAACTGAGTTACAAACGTGAAAcaagctatttaatttaaaaatttaatagtaGGGAAATGCTATAAGTTATTCATAAACAAACTTGAACGGCCTATTAATACGAAAAATtgcctttgtaaatattagtgtGCTTACTTTTGTTGTTCCgcgtttgtatgaaaacaccTGTCCCGTCGATGCCGTGACATAAACTGATTGATTTTGTTGTGTTGCCAATGTGTTGTAGTTGCAAATGTCGGTTAAGTCGTGccgtaataaatttagaataacacaTTTGCGTTATGATGTACTTAAACTGAATAgaacagaaataaaactaagaaatataaataccacCGTAATTGGAAGCGATTTTGACGACCGCCGTATTAGGAGCTTTTACCTTATGAACTTTTTAATTGATTGcctttacaatctgcacatgtcgagaagcagctggcacaaactttgtttttacttCGCTACCACCATGAAAGCTTCCATAAATTCAACAATAATAGTGTCGTGTGGcttccagcactttagaataggaccaccccctATCTTTCTAGACAAatgggatgtcgtaaaagggaaaTGCTAATATACGTgggattcttgtaggcgatggactagcaactgGTAAATAAAAGGATAAAGCAATAAGTATAGGAACGTTTGTTAAATACGCACATAATTGAAAGAACATTTACTTCTCCTTGATATATTTGACTCTTTTcagatttaaaagatttttgttcTACTTGAGGTGTGCTAGTGTGTACTGATATAATTTCTTTCTGCACGGCGTTACTTTTAACGTAAGCATTCGTCACTGCGAAACTTTTCCGTGCAGACTTAACACTGGACTGAGCCATGGGTCCAGGCATTGTTTTTCGCTGTGGGTCCATCtaatcattttataattaatgtatatataataaataatattttacaaaaaattttactatATTACTCTGTCACTGTCTTATGTCAGATTTTGAAAAACttatgtatacctacttatataatgaacattcatattttttttactgttttatacctatgtattgaTAAAGTAGTGATCGGTATTTAATgctcaataaatattttctttcttttatatgCATACTTAAATCGTAACTATATAGTTACTAAAGGGTTTTCATAATCCGTGTGCTTTCAAGTAAGCCAATGCCGCCAACGGCTGGtagtacattatttatatttaagtcgATACacctaaatttataagtaggtaggtacctagcTACATATGTCTGTACCTCAATTGGAGATATTAAAGAGAGGAATATTTACATGAGGAATAGATACTTAAAGCACTAAAAGAAGCCAAGATGACTatatttgtctgtctgtatgtttgtttgcacATCGCAGAATAGCTTATTACTAGCTAATTTACCGCAAAAACTGACTGTTTTTCCTTAGTTACGCGAGCGGTATTTTTTCTTAAGATATACAGCCTTGGCCAAAAGTATTGAGCACCCATGACATCTTTCAGTTTTATGCGGAGTatcaaatagaaataaaacaaaacgttttttaatggtttattttactatttataaattgaaaattaatattttgtgggTCCACCCTTTGCCTTAATTATAGCAGAAATTCTTTTTGGTAAAGAGCTAACAAGATTTTTACAGTCTTCAGCAGTAATCGCGTTCCATTCTAGGCGCAGGTAGCGTTTCAATTCTTCTCTGTTGTTAATTATGTGGCGCCTAACTCGACGCTTTAATAAACCCCATAAATGTTCTATGGGGTTCAGATCTGGCGACTGGGCAGGCCAGTCAAGAAGCTCTATGCTATTTTCCCGAAACCATGTCATAGTGCGGGCAGATTTGTGGCAAGGCGCGTTATCCTGCTGGAATTTAACACTATCCATGTTCGTGTCACCGAAAAGTT
This is a stretch of genomic DNA from Amyelois transitella isolate CPQ chromosome 5, ilAmyTran1.1, whole genome shotgun sequence. It encodes these proteins:
- the LOC106139046 gene encoding uncharacterized protein LOC106139046: MDPQRKTMPGPMAQSSVKSARKSFAVTNAYVKSNAVQKEIISVHTSTPQVEQKSFKSEKSQIYQGEVNVLSIIDTTKEIMCCKYTEDMNDVAAGFTDGTIRLFDCNTGDCSHTLVDDECRAYPGPVTAIKHRPVSKAHPITNMLLASYVNGCIKCWKYKYDQCLYTIREKRQTLGLTYHPRYTKFITYGDDAKLNMYDEEAQTQERAFYSSQRKNIMDGHTSRIFACAFNPKSHHELISGGWDNAVICWDDRQPFATRYFFGIHMCGEGLDFDKPGKQVLTCSWQDKENIQVWDYGSCKLIETITPDTYQTKLYCGKFVPHTNLMVCGGSDTNLLRVVDVNMKITECSIRNNPGGIYAFDFGTIRRKPRKVPETYKTISEIHNVPRVAFVTGKRLQTVDFG